The following are encoded together in the Aciduricibacillus chroicocephali genome:
- a CDS encoding prepilin peptidase yields the protein MEPLLYTYLFIFGLIFGSFYNVVGIRLAHGKSIVHPRSHCPKCGHTLTAFELIPVFSWIIQRGRCRNCKTSVSPKYAIFELLTASLFTISPILTGWSKDLVVALVLISFVIILAIADLDSGTIPRQVLLFFLGTGVLLRIFIPMETWWNPWLGALAGYIIFTLINRLQQGSRKNEYALLAAVNGLFIGIPGIVLVMVIWLFNQIKGSSGERHRTLPITTILSFLTLLMFFVMK from the coding sequence TTGGAACCCTTACTCTACACTTACCTATTCATCTTCGGCCTCATTTTTGGATCCTTTTACAACGTCGTCGGCATCCGCCTAGCCCATGGTAAATCAATCGTTCATCCGCGTTCACACTGCCCAAAATGCGGTCACACGCTGACAGCTTTTGAACTGATTCCGGTTTTCTCATGGATCATCCAGAGAGGACGCTGTCGTAATTGTAAAACATCCGTATCGCCGAAGTATGCCATATTTGAATTGCTTACAGCGAGTCTTTTTACGATCTCGCCAATTTTGACGGGATGGTCAAAGGATTTGGTGGTTGCGCTTGTACTCATCTCGTTCGTCATTATCCTTGCCATTGCAGACCTGGACAGCGGCACGATTCCGCGACAGGTGCTTCTTTTTTTCCTAGGTACTGGTGTCCTCTTGCGGATATTCATTCCAATGGAGACATGGTGGAACCCCTGGCTCGGCGCACTAGCCGGCTATATTATCTTTACCTTAATCAATCGTTTGCAGCAAGGCAGCCGCAAAAACGAATATGCATTGCTCGCTGCAGTAAATGGCCTATTTATTGGAATACCGGGTATAGTGCTCGTAATGGTTATTTGGTTATTTAATCAAATAAAGGGATCTAGTGGAGAAAGGCATAGAACGCTGCCAATTACGACAATCCTCAGCTTTCTGACTCTCCTGATGTTTTTTGTAATGAAATAG
- the pilM gene encoding type IV pilus biogenesis protein PilM has product MLSLKKSSRMANIVIDDYVVRIVENKGSTLDSVQMLAERPLEPGLIENGKIVDEIGFYEFMKTLVKECGLKSCDCRFNVPNSLVIMRRVEFPAELEGEAVKDHFLMEVGNTIHLPFERPVLDVHIHEEFVEGDKQVGTLFAASEEEVIKYATTLEDCGLRPVAADVQPLGVYRYFLQSDRLNPSRVSLFFELNLTGTNLSIFHENRIEFMRFQQIDIRMEDWTYDTKYTKWINWSYQSDETNLIGMMEDQISELDRVMNFYRFSQHGGSKQVEEIIITGDSPDLHTFVRKIENRFDLPVVHLEKIMTEADEEPVGASFIPALGLALKGGVFNA; this is encoded by the coding sequence ATGCTTTCGCTGAAGAAGTCGAGCCGGATGGCGAATATTGTCATAGATGATTATGTCGTCCGAATCGTTGAAAATAAGGGATCCACGCTTGATTCGGTGCAAATGCTTGCCGAACGGCCACTGGAGCCGGGACTGATTGAAAACGGCAAAATTGTCGATGAGATTGGTTTCTATGAATTTATGAAAACACTTGTTAAAGAATGCGGCTTGAAATCATGTGATTGCCGATTTAATGTACCGAATTCACTTGTGATTATGCGTCGGGTGGAATTTCCTGCAGAGCTTGAAGGAGAAGCAGTGAAAGATCATTTCCTCATGGAAGTCGGTAATACAATTCATCTGCCATTCGAGCGACCCGTACTGGATGTGCACATTCATGAAGAATTCGTTGAAGGGGACAAGCAGGTCGGCACACTTTTTGCAGCTTCTGAAGAGGAAGTCATCAAGTATGCGACGACGCTTGAAGACTGTGGCTTGCGCCCTGTCGCTGCAGATGTCCAGCCACTCGGTGTTTATCGTTATTTCTTACAAAGTGACCGTTTGAACCCGTCACGCGTTTCCCTGTTCTTTGAGCTAAACCTTACTGGGACAAACTTGAGCATTTTTCACGAAAATCGGATTGAGTTCATGCGTTTCCAGCAAATTGATATTCGAATGGAAGACTGGACGTATGACACGAAGTACACAAAATGGATCAACTGGTCGTATCAAAGCGATGAAACGAATTTGATTGGCATGATGGAAGACCAGATCAGCGAGCTCGATCGTGTCATGAACTTTTACCGCTTTTCACAACATGGGGGAAGTAAGCAGGTAGAGGAAATTATCATTACCGGTGACTCTCCTGACTTGCATACATTCGTACGCAAAATCGAGAATCGCTTCGATCTTCCTGTCGTTCACCTAGAAAAAATTATGACCGAAGCGGATGAAGAGCCAGTCGGAGCCTCCTTCATTCCAGCACTCGGCCTTGCATTGAAGGGAGGAGTCTTCAATGCATGA
- a CDS encoding ABC-three component system protein: MSNKRRDLTPHENSILLSEVENMCPFCAKPLMYEKNGRQYKLWEGAHIYPLNPTESEIELLKDEERLHEDVNNIKNFIALCGDCHKKFDNPRTSEEYRWLLSIKKNILSKSETRAKYADYQIELEIKEVITMLVEEFNECTLKQLEMQALKLDEKANETLTRITKMRIRNEITEYFYYIKEQFAHLDSQYPRSFNAIASQVSAFYNSLSRIESSQEVIYGQLTEWLSKKTGNSNLGACGIIISFFVQNCEVFS, from the coding sequence ATGAGTAACAAAAGAAGAGATCTAACACCTCATGAGAATTCAATATTACTTTCAGAGGTTGAAAATATGTGCCCTTTTTGTGCAAAACCACTTATGTATGAGAAAAATGGTAGACAGTACAAACTATGGGAAGGCGCACATATTTATCCTCTTAATCCTACAGAATCAGAGATTGAATTATTAAAGGATGAAGAGAGATTACATGAAGATGTAAATAACATAAAAAATTTTATTGCATTATGTGGTGATTGCCACAAGAAGTTTGATAACCCAAGAACTTCTGAAGAATATAGGTGGTTATTAAGTATTAAGAAAAACATATTGTCTAAGAGTGAGACTAGAGCAAAATATGCTGATTATCAAATTGAATTAGAAATAAAGGAAGTCATTACAATGCTTGTAGAGGAATTTAATGAGTGTACTCTTAAGCAGTTAGAGATGCAAGCATTAAAATTAGATGAAAAAGCAAATGAAACATTGACTAGAATAACAAAGATGAGGATAAGAAATGAAATAACTGAATACTTTTATTATATAAAAGAGCAGTTTGCTCATTTAGATAGTCAATATCCTAGATCATTTAATGCAATAGCCTCACAAGTTAGTGCATTTTATAATAGTTTAAGCAGAATTGAGTCATCTCAAGAAGTGATTTATGGGCAACTTACTGAGTGGCTCTCTAAAAAGACTGGCAACAGTAATTTAGGTGCTTGTGGAATTATAATTTCTTTTTTTGTTCAGAATTGTGAGGTGTTCTCATGA
- a CDS encoding ABC-three component system middle component 7, which produces MIVPNKVISFSESTIGKMPIILEYLSKQDMTVKELFFTTQDYFEEIDEFIYSLDVLFLLNAIKVDFDKGVVTYVGKN; this is translated from the coding sequence ATGATAGTACCTAATAAGGTAATTAGTTTTAGTGAATCCACTATTGGGAAAATGCCAATTATTCTTGAGTATTTATCAAAGCAAGATATGACAGTAAAGGAGTTATTCTTTACAACACAAGATTACTTTGAGGAAATTGATGAGTTTATTTATTCACTTGATGTTTTATTTCTACTTAATGCAATTAAAGTAGATTTTGACAAAGGAGTAGTTACCTATGTTGGAAAAAATTAA
- a CDS encoding prepilin-type N-terminal cleavage/methylation domain-containing protein: MKNERGLTLVEVLAVVVVGSIIIGIASQVMVSGFKTYERIRTEGDLRDEADWIMGSMIRDLYVLKVSDLKSRELAGPDYYFLLKDGKKLGFYDGRVFSREGEIHTKDNEISLVPETSNGNGTKITETEEDQYEINLVLEKDGEQLELRSVIGLIPDSGDGQGAN, translated from the coding sequence ATGAAAAATGAGCGCGGACTGACACTTGTGGAAGTATTGGCAGTCGTTGTTGTTGGAAGCATCATCATTGGAATCGCGTCACAGGTGATGGTTTCAGGGTTCAAGACGTATGAACGCATACGGACTGAGGGCGATTTGCGTGATGAAGCGGACTGGATCATGGGCAGTATGATTCGCGACCTGTATGTTCTGAAGGTAAGCGATTTGAAAAGCAGGGAACTTGCAGGACCAGACTATTATTTTCTGTTAAAAGACGGCAAAAAGCTCGGTTTCTATGACGGTAGGGTATTTAGCAGAGAAGGGGAAATTCATACGAAAGACAATGAAATTTCCCTAGTACCGGAAACAAGTAATGGAAATGGAACGAAAATTACCGAGACAGAGGAAGACCAATATGAAATCAATCTCGTCCTTGAGAAAGATGGGGAACAGCTTGAGCTTAGAAGTGTAATCGGACTTATTCCCGACTCAGGAGACGGACAGGGGGCAAATTAA
- a CDS encoding alpha-hydroxy acid oxidase — MSKKQDTLMKHIDGETHFPYRFENVEKKAQEVLPKEAFDYIQSGAGREETLSNNRTSLEQVKIVPRMLQNVGNIDLSVKLFGNTYKQPVFLAPIGMQKLAHPEAELATVRAAKKHGVPMIVSTASTFSLEEIAKEVPDHPLWYQIYWNERHPDVSINMAVRAEQAGYDAIVVTVDTVLIGWRERDLENQFSPLKAGYGLANFKNDEAFMSHLDGTDDDTIVRGIVENFAHPTLNWKDIEKIKKATGLPVIVKGILDPEDARFALEHGVDGIIVSNHGGRQLDGVIGSAEALPTIVEEINGQIPVLFDGGIRRGADVVKALALGADAVLVGRPFMYGLAIDGENGVSNVLEHLLSDLHVSAGLAGSPDVRTLKALKTRK; from the coding sequence ATGAGCAAAAAGCAGGATACGCTCATGAAACATATTGATGGGGAGACACATTTCCCATATCGGTTTGAGAACGTAGAAAAGAAAGCGCAGGAAGTTCTTCCTAAAGAGGCGTTCGATTATATTCAGTCGGGTGCCGGAAGAGAAGAGACATTAAGCAATAACCGAACTTCATTGGAACAAGTGAAAATTGTCCCACGCATGTTGCAAAATGTCGGAAACATTGACCTTAGTGTGAAACTGTTCGGTAATACATATAAACAGCCGGTTTTCCTTGCGCCAATCGGCATGCAGAAACTTGCTCATCCAGAAGCAGAGCTTGCAACAGTGAGAGCGGCGAAGAAACATGGAGTGCCAATGATCGTAAGTACAGCTTCGACTTTTTCACTTGAAGAAATCGCTAAAGAGGTACCTGATCATCCGCTTTGGTATCAGATTTACTGGAATGAAAGACATCCGGATGTATCTATTAATATGGCGGTCCGTGCAGAGCAGGCTGGCTATGATGCGATTGTCGTCACTGTTGATACGGTGCTGATCGGCTGGCGTGAACGAGATTTGGAAAATCAATTTTCACCGCTTAAGGCAGGATACGGTCTAGCCAATTTTAAAAATGATGAAGCATTTATGAGTCATCTTGACGGAACTGACGATGACACGATTGTACGCGGAATCGTCGAGAATTTCGCCCATCCGACATTGAACTGGAAAGACATTGAAAAGATTAAGAAAGCGACTGGCCTTCCTGTCATCGTGAAAGGTATCCTTGATCCGGAAGATGCGCGTTTTGCACTTGAACACGGTGTAGATGGCATCATAGTCTCCAACCACGGTGGCCGCCAACTCGATGGAGTAATCGGTTCTGCAGAAGCATTGCCTACCATCGTAGAGGAGATCAACGGTCAAATCCCGGTTCTTTTTGATGGAGGTATTCGCAGAGGTGCTGACGTTGTCAAAGCGCTCGCACTCGGAGCAGATGCAGTGCTTGTCGGCAGACCATTCATGTACGGCCTCGCAATCGACGGTGAAAATGGTGTCAGCAATGTACTTGAGCATCTCTTATCTGACCTCCATGTTTCTGCCGGTCTTGCCGGTTCACCGGATGTCCGGACATTGAAAGCTTTGAAAACAAGAAAATAA
- a CDS encoding DUF2326 domain-containing protein, giving the protein MLEKIKSTIFLKGAIDFHQGLNVVLGDNKGSNSIGKSTLLMIVDFVFGGNTYISHNSDVVANLGHHEFGFTFNFNNTKYHFVRDTKNPNAVYKSNNSYEKLEELKVMDFTKILKSLYELESDQLTFRAAVSTYSRVWGKENNNVKRPLHSFAQENFGQTVTKLIKLFNKYDAIELQDRELKKLEDQKQVLNKAGTYKLIPKINKTKFKKNIKEIESLTEDIERLGKSAYIPSCDISEIISDEMISLRKMKKRLIDEREYYISRLNRTTKTIKNSAGAGFEDLFEFFPNVNVEKLQNIESFHQGISSILSDELENAKKELASKIDELEQKINNVIEKQAQLLNPDEELTVFIDSLIELSTRLKSLQLENQYYKKLSEIKEDIDTKKGELQELKKKIIEEINKAINTKLKSINDLIHEDKRTSPQLNLTYNKYDYEIVDNTGTGKAYTNLLIFDLAILTLSKLPFIIHDSFLFKNIEKEAVEQIINFYNKLSKQVFIAIDIIDMYNKETQRILNKKKVIQLSKDKLLTIKDWRDSNKEQTE; this is encoded by the coding sequence ATGTTGGAAAAAATTAAAAGTACAATATTTTTAAAGGGAGCTATAGATTTCCATCAGGGCTTGAATGTTGTATTAGGTGATAATAAAGGGTCTAACTCTATAGGTAAATCAACTTTACTTATGATAGTAGATTTTGTCTTTGGTGGTAATACATATATTTCGCATAATAGCGATGTTGTAGCAAACTTAGGTCATCATGAGTTTGGGTTTACTTTTAATTTTAACAATACTAAATATCATTTTGTTAGAGATACCAAAAATCCAAATGCAGTATATAAAAGCAACAATAGTTATGAAAAACTTGAGGAATTAAAAGTTATGGATTTCACCAAGATACTAAAGAGCCTATATGAATTGGAATCAGACCAATTAACCTTCAGAGCTGCTGTCAGCACCTATTCTAGAGTTTGGGGGAAAGAAAACAATAATGTTAAAAGACCCCTACATAGCTTTGCTCAAGAAAACTTTGGTCAAACGGTAACAAAATTGATTAAGCTTTTTAACAAATATGATGCTATAGAATTACAGGATAGGGAACTAAAAAAACTAGAAGACCAAAAGCAAGTCTTAAATAAAGCCGGCACTTACAAATTAATCCCCAAAATAAATAAAACTAAGTTTAAAAAAAATATAAAAGAAATAGAATCTCTAACTGAAGACATTGAAAGGCTAGGAAAAAGTGCCTATATTCCCTCGTGTGATATTAGTGAGATTATTTCTGACGAAATGATTTCTCTTAGAAAAATGAAGAAAAGGCTTATAGATGAGAGAGAATATTATATTTCTAGATTAAATAGGACAACTAAGACTATAAAAAATTCTGCAGGTGCTGGGTTTGAAGATCTTTTTGAATTTTTCCCAAATGTAAATGTAGAAAAATTGCAAAATATAGAATCATTCCATCAAGGAATCAGTTCAATTCTTAGTGATGAGTTAGAAAATGCAAAAAAAGAATTAGCAAGTAAAATAGATGAATTAGAACAGAAAATTAATAACGTTATTGAAAAGCAAGCACAGCTATTAAATCCTGATGAAGAACTTACTGTATTTATTGACAGCTTAATTGAATTGTCAACTAGGCTAAAGAGCCTTCAATTAGAAAATCAGTATTACAAAAAGTTGTCAGAAATAAAAGAAGATATTGACACTAAAAAAGGTGAGCTTCAGGAGTTAAAGAAGAAAATAATTGAAGAAATTAATAAAGCAATCAATACAAAATTAAAGAGTATTAATGACTTAATTCATGAGGACAAAAGAACTTCACCTCAATTAAATTTAACCTACAATAAATATGACTATGAAATTGTTGATAACACAGGAACCGGTAAAGCTTATACAAACTTACTAATTTTTGATCTTGCTATTTTAACACTATCTAAACTGCCTTTTATTATACATGACTCTTTCTTATTCAAGAATATTGAAAAAGAAGCTGTTGAACAAATAATCAATTTTTACAACAAACTATCAAAACAAGTGTTTATTGCGATTGATATTATTGATATGTACAACAAGGAAACCCAGAGAATTTTAAACAAGAAAAAAGTAATTCAATTATCTAAAGATAAGTTGTTGACGATCAAAGATTGGAGAGATAGCAATAAGGAACAGACAGAGTAA
- a CDS encoding glycosyltransferase: MTSLLFIIMLFFWLLLIFYSWMTISGVWFRLRKKERKQLEHYPSVALLIPAHNEGVVIAKTLSAMARLEYPGKLDVYLLNDNSQDETGEIAAQFAEIFSHIHHIKVPPGEPKGKSRVLNYGLSISESDYFIVYDADNEPEPDALRLLVETAETTENAAGAVGYVKTKNVATNTLTRMIALEFQVFQLLMQCGRWAAFKLGSLAGTNMLLRRSVLEDAGGYDPYALAEDAELTIRLTAAGLRLPVVPESHTWEQEPENLKIFIKQRTRWLIGNIYLLEKSFHDLSHWRGRTFILSVQHVLTYLIFILLLLFSDVFFIMSLLGYTLPEMKAPLLILWFMSYIVYTTQLLSAIVVDRNVSFTNIIFVLIMYFTYAQIFVIMLVRAFYIYIKSRIQNKTIGWDKTQRFKSKDQQT; the protein is encoded by the coding sequence ATGACGAGTCTATTGTTCATCATCATGCTCTTCTTCTGGCTCTTGCTCATTTTCTATTCCTGGATGACTATTTCCGGTGTATGGTTCCGTTTGCGAAAAAAAGAAAGAAAACAGCTTGAGCATTACCCGAGCGTCGCGTTGCTCATTCCTGCCCATAATGAAGGTGTCGTTATCGCGAAGACTCTCTCAGCCATGGCAAGGCTTGAGTATCCCGGCAAGCTTGATGTCTATCTGCTCAATGACAACTCACAAGATGAAACTGGAGAAATTGCTGCTCAATTTGCGGAGATTTTCTCCCATATCCATCATATAAAAGTACCACCGGGCGAGCCAAAAGGTAAATCACGTGTGCTCAACTATGGCTTGTCCATATCTGAGTCGGACTATTTCATCGTCTATGATGCAGACAATGAACCGGAACCAGACGCATTGCGCCTGCTCGTCGAAACAGCTGAGACTACTGAGAACGCAGCAGGTGCGGTCGGTTATGTGAAAACAAAAAACGTTGCAACGAACACACTCACTCGCATGATTGCACTCGAGTTCCAAGTTTTCCAGCTGCTTATGCAATGTGGACGCTGGGCGGCCTTCAAGCTCGGTTCACTGGCTGGAACGAATATGCTTTTGCGCCGTTCCGTTCTTGAGGATGCAGGCGGTTACGATCCTTATGCTCTTGCTGAAGATGCAGAGCTTACGATCCGTCTAACCGCAGCCGGCCTCCGCCTCCCTGTCGTTCCCGAATCGCACACTTGGGAACAGGAACCGGAAAATCTGAAAATCTTCATTAAGCAAAGAACACGATGGTTGATCGGTAACATTTATCTATTGGAAAAATCATTCCATGATCTTTCACATTGGAGGGGACGCACGTTCATCCTTTCTGTGCAGCATGTTCTGACGTATCTGATCTTTATCCTGCTATTGCTTTTCTCGGATGTTTTCTTTATTATGAGTTTGCTCGGTTACACGCTTCCAGAAATGAAAGCACCGCTCCTCATTCTCTGGTTCATGAGTTATATCGTATACACGACTCAGCTGCTCAGCGCGATTGTCGTGGACAGAAATGTAAGCTTTACGAATATTATCTTTGTGCTCATCATGTATTTCACTTATGCGCAAATATTCGTCATCATGCTCGTCCGTGCATTCTATATTTACATCAAGAGCCGCATCCAGAATAAAACAATCGGCTGGGATAAAACACAACGTTTCAAGAGTAAGGACCAACAGACATGA
- a CDS encoding type II secretion system protein, which translates to MFKKYMQKLKKDQRGLTLVELLAVVVILAIVAAIAFVVIGNVIDNSKKDAQVANAQQMITAAKLYESSGGEIGSGSGGVTAATLQSEGSLSKLTDPWKKGPYGTAGTVTASGTKDSRVYVVKLNDTDSKCTINSTEENLNKEGRKACGKNLSTNTTEPAEPTETTTP; encoded by the coding sequence ATGTTTAAAAAATACATGCAAAAATTGAAGAAAGACCAGCGCGGTTTGACACTTGTCGAGCTTTTGGCAGTTGTTGTAATCTTGGCGATTGTAGCGGCTATTGCGTTTGTTGTTATTGGTAATGTAATTGATAATTCTAAAAAAGATGCTCAGGTAGCGAATGCTCAGCAAATGATTACAGCAGCTAAACTTTATGAATCTTCTGGTGGAGAAATCGGTAGTGGTAGTGGTGGTGTAACTGCAGCTACTCTTCAATCCGAAGGTTCTTTATCAAAGCTAACAGATCCTTGGAAGAAGGGACCATATGGAACTGCTGGTACAGTTACTGCAAGTGGAACTAAAGATTCTAGAGTTTATGTTGTAAAACTTAATGATACAGACAGTAAATGTACTATTAATTCAACTGAGGAAAACTTGAATAAAGAGGGAAGAAAAGCTTGTGGAAAGAACCTTTCCACTAATACGACTGAACCAGCTGAACCGACTGAAACGACAACCCCCTAA
- a CDS encoding type IV pilus modification PilV family protein: MKRKECKYPAREHGFTLVEVLASLVILSVLLAGVYNLMLYLNKAAISNNDRLVAINLGKGAMERMQLDPASYLVDKGTFPKTMTAAACTNDTCRSLYEPFVNDETYMLTVEASQTPREKELGLVNVLVTVQGKENRVTNQIEGYVNIQ; encoded by the coding sequence ATGAAACGCAAGGAATGTAAATATCCAGCCCGAGAACATGGCTTCACTCTAGTTGAAGTGCTTGCTTCTCTTGTCATTCTTTCCGTCTTGCTGGCAGGTGTCTACAATTTAATGCTATATCTGAACAAGGCGGCCATTTCCAATAATGACCGCCTTGTTGCGATTAATTTAGGCAAAGGGGCGATGGAAAGAATGCAGTTGGACCCTGCGAGTTACCTTGTCGACAAAGGTACTTTTCCGAAAACGATGACAGCCGCTGCTTGCACAAATGATACGTGTCGCAGTTTATATGAACCGTTTGTAAATGATGAGACATATATGCTTACGGTCGAAGCTTCCCAGACACCACGTGAGAAGGAGCTAGGTCTTGTCAATGTACTTGTCACCGTTCAAGGCAAGGAGAATCGCGTGACGAATCAAATAGAAGGCTATGTGAATATCCAATGA